Proteins from one Verrucomicrobiia bacterium genomic window:
- the rpsD gene encoding 30S ribosomal protein S4: MARYTGPRSKISRRFGVSLFGPSKALERKNYPPGQHGSKGRRKQSEYGIAVGEKQKLRYTYGLLERQFRRYFEMARKKRGITGEILLQFLESRLDNVVYRLGFASTRRQARQMIGHGHIAVNGRKVTIASFTVRSGQEIEVCNTPKARQMAVRNLEASQLTSVPSWLTLNKDAFKGVMGRVPTREEIQPLADEQLVVELYSR; the protein is encoded by the coding sequence ATGGCTCGTTATACTGGTCCTCGTTCAAAAATTAGCCGTCGTTTTGGCGTGTCTTTATTTGGTCCTTCCAAAGCATTGGAAAGAAAAAATTATCCTCCTGGACAGCATGGTTCCAAGGGTCGCCGAAAACAGTCGGAATATGGCATTGCCGTTGGTGAAAAACAAAAATTGCGTTATACGTATGGTCTTTTAGAGCGGCAATTCCGTCGCTATTTTGAGATGGCCCGTAAGAAGCGAGGGATTACCGGCGAAATTTTATTACAATTTTTAGAATCGCGTTTAGACAATGTTGTTTATCGTTTAGGTTTTGCTTCAACACGACGTCAGGCTCGTCAAATGATTGGTCATGGTCATATTGCTGTAAATGGCAGAAAGGTGACCATTGCTTCTTTCACCGTTCGATCAGGTCAAGAGATTGAAGTTTGTAATACTCCGAAAGCTCGTCAAATGGCGGTGCGTAATTTGGAAGCGTCTCAATTAACTTCCGTGCCGAGTTGGTTAACTTTGAATAAAGATGCTTTTAAGGGAGTGATGGGACGAGTGCCAACTCGTGAAGAAATTCAACCATTAGCCGATGAACAGTTAGTGGTGGAATTATATTCTCGTTAA